In the genome of Phormidium ambiguum IAM M-71, the window CTATTAACTCACTAGGTAAGGATAGACGATTTTGAAAATCTGCTAAACTGCGATAAACCCCAGCAGATTCTCGATTTGCTACGATTTTTTTAGCTAAAGAACTATCAATACCGGGAACATTACTTAATGTTTCTTCAGTAGCGGTATTAGGATTTATTGGTTGTGGTGCATAAATACTGTCTACATCGTAATAACAAAATTGCAAAACAGGTGCTAAAGGTTGTAATCTTTGCACTGACAAACCTAAAGCAGCTGCCAAATCTTCCAAGCAATTAAACTCTACTCCATTGCGACTAAGTTCCACAAGCGATCGCGCTTGGTGAATCGACAAACCAGGTAATCTTAACCAATCATCAACCGTCGCTTGATTCACATCTATTTTAACTCCCAAACTTGCAGCTAAGGCAACTTCTTCAATAGATTGAAATCGATAATAAGGGTCTTTTAATAATCGGGTGCGAACAGACATTTTGGATAA includes:
- a CDS encoding ComEA family DNA-binding protein; amino-acid sequence: MALENWFNSVNRGLKDVNLSKMSVRTRLLKDPYYRFQSIEEVALAASLGVKIDVNQATVDDWLRLPGLSIHQARSLVELSRNGVEFNCLEDLAAALGLSVQRLQPLAPVLQFCYYDVDSIYAPQPINPNTATEETLSNVPGIDSSLAKKIVANRESAGVYRSLADFQNRLSLPSELIGQLMHYLRF